One Turneriella parva DSM 21527 genomic region harbors:
- a CDS encoding ATP-dependent DNA helicase, which yields MAEEDQDELPSGRLPPWCNADELTEIQGDSIEVAIAEHSVGTAALGAVCAAAFERIGAALPDYQMRDAQVQMAQQILRSFYRERNAVIEAATGVGKSFAYVVASLAYNYLTGERVLIATETKALQWQLFEKDLPFIRRALDPDLRFELCLGSANYFCRLRYEQMINEGSFRDLIEEDKLAEVRAWAGEVMTDFARSGSRFEDTPKIPESVWRLVTRDSDGCPANRCPHYGNCNYYRERKKWSDAQLLVANHHLLLFHLLNDKHTLPEYGAVVIDEAHGLIRTGYSIFTASFARNDFADLKKGIDKLLISHTGIQGELKQEIEEVTAACLTRWETFFSRWEVETDMVFQNSGTALIRANIADTPEINAPLIELAERYDSLKTEDTEASLLGTINAQLKQIRKMAAFAGMYSKFDSQGIVYWAEKRDDRFLLQACRLNLGETLADLMPELRLYTSATIGYWPFADFPSRKSDLIQRGFFNRFLGDALPLAEEGSVDCNIFFSPFNYREHAALYAPEHLLIPEHGSPPHVQAEYFDRLAEEIAALTSVSGGGALVLFTSNYNLQQIAERLVTMTDLEVISQLEDGVQDSLARFRRNKEAILLGSQSFWQGIDVAGDGLRLLIITKLLFTPPDDPIFKARSEILEAKGKRPFFDLSLPHASTMLRQAFGRLIRTERDKGVIALLDSRIWQKTYGKTLIANLPRVQVLRTFAELERANDKFGLLKYSQD from the coding sequence ATGGCAGAAGAAGATCAAGACGAGCTACCGTCGGGCCGTTTACCACCCTGGTGCAATGCCGATGAACTCACCGAAATTCAGGGTGATTCGATTGAAGTTGCGATAGCAGAACATTCGGTCGGCACGGCTGCCCTGGGTGCCGTCTGCGCAGCCGCGTTTGAACGCATCGGTGCGGCACTGCCCGACTACCAGATGCGCGATGCGCAGGTGCAGATGGCGCAGCAGATTCTGCGCTCGTTCTACCGCGAGCGTAACGCGGTGATCGAAGCCGCGACGGGCGTCGGCAAGTCTTTTGCGTATGTCGTTGCGTCTTTGGCCTACAATTACCTCACGGGCGAACGCGTGCTTATCGCGACCGAGACCAAAGCATTACAGTGGCAACTCTTTGAAAAAGACCTGCCCTTCATTCGCCGCGCACTCGACCCTGATTTGCGTTTCGAGCTTTGCCTCGGCTCTGCAAATTATTTCTGCCGCCTGCGCTACGAGCAGATGATCAACGAGGGTAGCTTTCGCGATCTGATCGAAGAAGACAAACTCGCCGAAGTGCGCGCCTGGGCAGGTGAAGTCATGACCGACTTTGCACGCTCGGGCAGCCGGTTCGAAGATACCCCCAAAATTCCCGAATCGGTGTGGCGGCTCGTGACGCGCGACAGCGATGGTTGCCCGGCAAACCGCTGCCCGCATTACGGCAACTGCAACTATTACCGCGAACGCAAAAAGTGGAGCGATGCGCAACTGCTGGTCGCGAACCACCACCTGTTGCTGTTTCATTTGCTGAACGACAAACACACGCTGCCCGAATATGGTGCGGTTGTCATCGACGAAGCGCACGGGCTTATCCGTACGGGTTACAGCATCTTCACTGCCAGCTTTGCCCGCAATGATTTTGCCGACCTGAAGAAGGGCATCGATAAACTGCTGATTTCGCATACGGGCATTCAGGGCGAACTCAAACAAGAAATCGAAGAGGTCACCGCAGCCTGCCTCACCCGCTGGGAAACTTTCTTCTCAAGGTGGGAGGTCGAAACCGACATGGTTTTTCAGAATTCGGGCACGGCGCTCATCAGGGCGAACATTGCCGACACTCCCGAAATCAACGCCCCGCTGATCGAACTCGCCGAGCGCTACGATTCTCTCAAAACAGAAGACACTGAGGCTTCGCTACTGGGTACAATCAACGCGCAACTTAAACAGATTCGTAAAATGGCGGCTTTCGCGGGTATGTACAGTAAGTTCGACTCTCAGGGCATTGTCTACTGGGCAGAAAAGCGCGACGACCGTTTTCTGTTGCAGGCGTGCAGGCTGAATCTGGGAGAAACCCTCGCCGACCTCATGCCCGAACTTCGCCTCTATACTTCGGCAACGATCGGCTATTGGCCATTCGCCGATTTTCCGTCCCGAAAATCTGATCTGATTCAGCGCGGTTTTTTTAACCGCTTTCTGGGAGACGCGCTGCCGCTCGCCGAAGAAGGCAGCGTCGACTGTAATATTTTCTTTTCTCCCTTTAACTACCGCGAACATGCGGCGCTCTATGCCCCCGAGCATCTGCTGATACCGGAGCATGGCTCACCGCCGCACGTACAGGCCGAATATTTCGACCGGTTGGCAGAAGAGATCGCGGCGCTGACGTCGGTTTCAGGCGGCGGGGCTTTGGTGCTTTTTACATCGAACTACAACCTGCAACAGATTGCCGAGAGGCTCGTGACCATGACCGACCTCGAGGTCATTTCACAGCTCGAAGACGGCGTACAAGATTCGCTTGCCCGCTTTCGCCGCAACAAAGAGGCAATTCTATTAGGGTCGCAATCGTTCTGGCAGGGCATCGACGTCGCAGGTGACGGCCTGCGGCTCTTGATTATCACAAAACTCTTGTTCACGCCGCCCGACGACCCGATCTTCAAGGCGCGTTCAGAAATTCTCGAAGCGAAAGGCAAGCGCCCTTTTTTCGACCTGTCGCTGCCGCACGCTTCAACGATGCTGCGCCAGGCGTTTGGCCGTCTCATTCGCACCGAACGCGATAAAGGAGTCATCGCGCTGCTCGACAGCCGCATCTGGCAGAAGACCTATGGCAAGACTCTCATCGCGAACCTGCCGCGTGTGCAGGTGCTGCGCACATTCGCCGAGCTCGAACGGGCAAATGACAAATTTGGATTGCTGAAATACTCTCAGGACTAA
- a CDS encoding ribonuclease HI family protein, with the protein MSEPINIYCDGASRGNPGPASFGVAAFSGNEDVSLGRFKNDEKTALFTIEQKLGNRTNNEAEYAAILAALNKCIELKIEAPRLISDSELVIRQLQGRYKVKGENLKGPYAEALRLAAVVKPQLVHVPREKNQIADFLANRALDTP; encoded by the coding sequence GTGTCTGAACCGATAAACATCTATTGCGATGGCGCGTCGCGCGGCAACCCGGGGCCTGCCTCGTTCGGTGTTGCCGCCTTTTCGGGTAATGAGGATGTCTCCCTGGGCCGTTTCAAGAACGACGAGAAGACAGCTCTTTTCACCATAGAACAGAAACTCGGCAACAGAACGAATAACGAGGCCGAATACGCTGCGATTCTCGCGGCGCTGAATAAATGTATTGAACTGAAAATTGAGGCGCCGCGACTGATCTCTGACAGCGAGCTGGTGATCAGACAGCTGCAGGGGCGCTACAAAGTTAAGGGAGAAAATCTCAAGGGCCCGTATGCCGAAGCGCTCAGACTCGCGGCGGTGGTGAAGCCGCAGCTGGTGCATGTTCCGCGTGAGAAGAACCAGATCGCCGACTTTCTCGCCAACCGCGCGCTCGACACACCCTGA
- a CDS encoding ABC transporter ATP-binding protein translates to MTTSALTSETPAMTAPLISIRNLRLEFEAPGRSVYALRGIDLDVAPGEILAIVGESGSGKSVTGLSILGLHGKNARVSGEANMGGKNLLALDEEAMRKYRGRRIAMIFQEPMTALNPVFTVGYQILEILSLHAGLKGESAEARAIQLFQKVGIPEPALRLKSYPFQLSGGMRQRILIAMAIAAGPELIIADEPTTALDVTIQAQILRLLREINETERTAMMFITHDLGIVAKLAHRVAVMYAGEIVELGSVAEIFASPRHPYTRALLASVNTAERGQKLNAIPGAPPTLTARPAGCAFAARCTLKEDRCDTPVAMQTDGSRTWRCIH, encoded by the coding sequence ATGACAACCAGTGCCCTGACCTCTGAAACACCCGCAATGACCGCCCCGCTGATCTCAATCCGCAATTTACGCCTCGAATTTGAAGCACCAGGCCGGTCGGTTTACGCGCTGCGCGGTATCGACCTCGACGTCGCACCCGGCGAAATTCTCGCGATCGTCGGTGAATCGGGCAGTGGCAAGTCGGTGACGGGGCTCAGCATTCTCGGCCTGCATGGCAAGAATGCGCGCGTCTCTGGCGAAGCGAATATGGGTGGTAAAAACCTGCTCGCACTCGATGAAGAAGCGATGCGAAAGTACCGCGGTCGGCGCATCGCGATGATTTTTCAAGAGCCGATGACCGCGCTGAACCCGGTTTTCACCGTGGGCTACCAGATTCTCGAAATTCTATCGCTGCACGCCGGCCTCAAGGGTGAGTCGGCCGAAGCCCGCGCCATTCAGTTGTTTCAAAAGGTGGGTATTCCCGAACCTGCGCTGCGCCTCAAGAGTTATCCATTTCAGCTTTCGGGCGGTATGCGGCAGCGCATTCTGATTGCGATGGCAATTGCCGCCGGCCCCGAACTCATCATTGCCGACGAACCCACGACGGCGCTCGATGTGACGATTCAGGCGCAGATTTTGAGATTACTCAGAGAAATTAATGAGACCGAACGAACGGCGATGATGTTTATCACGCACGACCTTGGCATTGTCGCAAAGCTTGCGCACCGCGTCGCAGTCATGTACGCGGGCGAAATCGTCGAACTGGGCAGCGTCGCTGAAATTTTTGCATCACCCAGGCACCCTTACACACGTGCACTTCTTGCCTCTGTCAACACCGCCGAACGCGGGCAAAAACTCAACGCGATACCCGGCGCCCCGCCGACGCTCACGGCTCGCCCCGCGGGCTGTGCATTCGCCGCGCGCTGCACCCTGAAAGAAGACCGCTGCGACACCCCCGTGGCGATGCAGACCGACGGCAGCCGTACCTGGCGCTGCATTCACTGA
- the secE gene encoding preprotein translocase subunit SecE, with protein sequence MKKIWTFLAEARAELRKATWPSWDEVSRSTLVVFVTVIIFAVLIYLVDGGVERALSALIGG encoded by the coding sequence ATGAAAAAGATTTGGACATTTCTCGCAGAAGCCCGCGCCGAATTGCGCAAGGCGACCTGGCCATCGTGGGACGAAGTATCGCGTTCGACTCTCGTCGTGTTTGTCACCGTTATAATCTTCGCTGTTCTCATTTATCTCGTCGACGGCGGGGTCGAGCGGGCGCTCAGCGCCCTGATTGGCGGCTGA
- the nusG gene encoding transcription termination/antitermination protein NusG — MAMQWYVVTTLSSHEDKVKKLLERQKDKWPDGSKVGQIKIPLHEMAELRGGKKRIVKKKLMPGYVFIECDLTDELQHRIRALPGIMGFVSAGAEPQVLSEEEMHALFTEMGSAAAEEKQTTRIFFTEGEIVKIIDGPFANFQGTVDDVNPEKGKVRVRVEIFGRATPVELDYLQVSKI; from the coding sequence ATGGCAATGCAGTGGTATGTCGTGACGACGCTGTCGTCGCATGAAGACAAGGTCAAGAAGCTGCTCGAACGGCAGAAAGACAAGTGGCCAGACGGCTCAAAAGTCGGCCAAATCAAGATTCCGCTGCACGAAATGGCAGAGCTGCGCGGTGGCAAAAAGCGCATCGTTAAGAAAAAGCTCATGCCCGGCTATGTATTTATTGAATGCGACCTGACCGACGAGCTGCAGCACCGCATTCGCGCGCTGCCCGGCATTATGGGCTTCGTCAGTGCCGGGGCTGAGCCTCAGGTTCTAAGCGAAGAAGAGATGCATGCTCTCTTCACCGAAATGGGCTCGGCTGCGGCAGAAGAGAAGCAAACAACGCGTATTTTCTTCACAGAAGGCGAAATTGTGAAGATTATCGACGGTCCTTTTGCCAATTTTCAGGGTACAGTCGATGATGTGAACCCAGAAAAGGGCAAAGTTCGCGTCAGGGTAGAGATTTTCGGCCGGGCAACCCCGGTAGAGCTCGATTACCTGCAAGTAAGTAAAATATAG
- the rplK gene encoding 50S ribosomal protein L11, whose product MAAKKIIAQVKLQIPAGKANPAPPVGTALGPQGVNLMEFCKQFNAKTQAQAGSMIPVIVTVFSDRSFTFITKVPPASDLIKKAAKIESGSKVPHKEKVGSLTQAQLEAIAKQKMPDLNANDIEAAKLIIAGTARSMGVTVQG is encoded by the coding sequence ATGGCAGCAAAAAAGATTATCGCGCAGGTAAAACTCCAGATTCCGGCAGGCAAGGCAAACCCTGCGCCACCGGTCGGTACCGCTCTCGGCCCGCAGGGTGTCAACCTGATGGAGTTTTGTAAGCAGTTCAATGCAAAAACCCAGGCTCAGGCTGGGAGCATGATACCGGTAATCGTCACAGTATTCTCAGATCGCTCGTTTACGTTCATTACTAAGGTGCCACCCGCGAGTGACCTCATTAAGAAGGCAGCTAAAATCGAGAGCGGTTCAAAAGTGCCACATAAAGAAAAGGTCGGTTCGCTCACCCAGGCGCAGCTCGAGGCTATTGCGAAGCAGAAAATGCCTGACCTCAATGCAAATGATATCGAAGCAGCGAAGCTGATTATCGCAGGTACGGCTCGCTCAATGGGTGTAACGGTTCAGGGGTAA
- the rplA gene encoding 50S ribosomal protein L1, with product MASHGKKYRAAAEKVNPDKEYSLLDAMKLLKELTYTKFDSTLEGHFNVRYKSSQNVRGIVQLPHGTGKKVKILVFAKGDKAEEARAAGADYVGDDDMIQKVQGGWVDFDFVVATPDMMKDVGKLGQVLGKRGLMPKPKSGTVTTDMKGIIAQLTSGRIEYRADKTGVVHVPMGRLSFNADQLKDNAEMVFQAILKDKPSDAKGDYVVGMYVAGTMTPAIKINIKEMR from the coding sequence ATGGCAAGTCACGGCAAAAAATACCGCGCAGCGGCTGAAAAAGTAAATCCTGATAAAGAGTATTCATTGCTCGATGCAATGAAATTGCTTAAAGAACTGACTTATACGAAATTCGATTCAACCCTCGAAGGTCATTTTAACGTTCGCTACAAGAGCTCGCAGAATGTGCGCGGCATTGTGCAGTTGCCGCATGGCACTGGCAAGAAGGTGAAGATTCTCGTCTTTGCAAAAGGCGACAAGGCTGAAGAGGCAAGGGCAGCTGGTGCCGACTACGTGGGTGACGACGACATGATTCAGAAAGTTCAGGGTGGCTGGGTAGATTTCGACTTCGTTGTCGCAACGCCTGACATGATGAAAGATGTCGGTAAGCTCGGTCAGGTACTTGGTAAGCGTGGCCTCATGCCGAAGCCAAAGTCGGGCACGGTGACAACTGACATGAAGGGTATTATCGCGCAGCTGACTTCGGGCCGCATCGAATACCGCGCCGACAAAACGGGTGTGGTTCACGTTCCCATGGGGCGTCTCTCGTTCAACGCAGACCAACTGAAAGACAATGCCGAAATGGTGTTCCAGGCAATACTGAAAGACAAGCCGTCAGATGCGAAAGGTGACTACGTAGTCGGCATGTACGTCGCCGGCACGATGACTCCGGCTATCAAAATCAACATCAAGGAAATGCGCTAA
- the rplJ gene encoding 50S ribosomal protein L10 produces MPSAVKTDLKAEYANELKSHPNFIVTQYQGLDVAQISTLRKKLREAGASYKVVKNNVFSIALKESGVAGEFPFDTTLRGPNAIAFTGADVPAIAKVLRDFSKENEKLKVTAAVMENTYFDAKGVTAIADLPSKEQILAQIAAMLNSPATKIAGTLNNVIASLARGIQSVAEKNGK; encoded by the coding sequence ATGCCATCAGCAGTTAAAACTGACCTCAAGGCCGAATACGCAAACGAGCTGAAAAGCCATCCAAATTTCATTGTGACCCAATACCAGGGTCTCGATGTGGCGCAGATCAGCACATTGCGCAAAAAATTGCGCGAAGCAGGTGCTTCGTACAAAGTCGTAAAGAACAACGTTTTCAGCATTGCGCTGAAAGAATCGGGAGTCGCCGGTGAATTTCCGTTTGATACGACGCTGCGCGGGCCCAATGCAATCGCATTTACTGGCGCTGATGTGCCAGCGATTGCAAAAGTACTTCGTGATTTCAGCAAAGAAAATGAGAAGCTCAAGGTGACCGCAGCGGTCATGGAGAACACATATTTCGATGCAAAAGGTGTTACAGCGATTGCCGATCTGCCAAGCAAAGAGCAGATTCTGGCTCAGATCGCTGCAATGCTCAATTCACCCGCGACCAAAATCGCTGGTACACTTAACAATGTCATCGCGTCACTGGCGCGTGGCATTCAGAGTGTCGCCGAGAAGAACGGCAAATAA
- the rplL gene encoding 50S ribosomal protein L7/L12: MVQELLDKIGSLTIVQAAELVKAMEDKFGISAAAPVAVAAVAAPAAGGPAAEEKTEFNVVLEGFSGDKKVDAIKKVREITNLPLMDAKKLVEGGTGVLKEGVSKEEAEKIKKEIEALGGKIALK, encoded by the coding sequence ATGGTACAGGAACTGTTAGACAAAATTGGCTCGCTCACGATAGTGCAAGCGGCAGAACTCGTCAAGGCGATGGAAGATAAATTCGGTATTTCAGCGGCAGCACCCGTAGCGGTTGCAGCTGTTGCAGCACCAGCGGCCGGTGGCCCTGCAGCTGAAGAAAAGACTGAATTCAATGTTGTACTCGAAGGATTTTCAGGCGATAAGAAAGTAGACGCAATCAAGAAAGTGCGTGAAATCACAAACCTTCCCCTGATGGACGCGAAGAAGCTCGTTGAGGGCGGTACAGGCGTTCTGAAAGAGGGCGTTTCCAAAGAAGAAGCTGAAAAAATTAAGAAAGAAATTGAGGCCTTGGGCGGCAAGATCGCGCTCAAGTAA
- the rpoB gene encoding DNA-directed RNA polymerase subunit beta, with protein sequence MSDSNVVRVGEDTSSFKIVNFGSISKSLDIPPLIEVQTASYNEFLQVDTSAAKRKRIGLQSVFEDSFPIESSNGDVVLEFVEYTLGEPKRDIWDCKVNGLTYAAPLKATIRLIAIETGEVREQEVYMGDLPMMSPTGTFIINGAERVIVNQLHRSPGIFIFFDDAKNIFSSRIIPDHKGSWLEFEMDAKGLLIARIDRRKKFPFTLLLKALGYGTNEQILRLFYESESVTIKGVQSKALQKFIGRRILTDVANPETGEILIEAGQALNEDNLDILKDAKIDKIEVIVNKGAVDHRVVFQSLDKDGVNSTEEALMEFIKHQKPLDYSPDHGDAEKRVKNIERASAELHRLFFDPKTYNMGSVGRYKINARFKHLNSKEFGENADTQTLRPIDIVETCKYMVNLIHEVPGYQYDDIDHLGNRRVRTVGELLTTQMKAGFTRMERVVKERMSMNDVDIMTPQLLISIKPITAVINEFFGASQLSQFMDQTNPLSEITHKRRLNALGPGGLTRERAGFEVRDVHYTHYGRLCPIETPEGPNIGLITSMATYSRLNPYGFVETPYRVVEKGKDTGKTMFLSANEEDHYVVAQANAKLGEDGAFLDKLVSCRYRGDFPLKSPEEIQLMDVAPTQVISLSTSLIPFLEHDDANRALMGSNMQRQAVPLLTPDMPFVGTGMELPIAYDSGVCVIADRDGVVTKVDADAIEVEREDGTKDKYRLVKFKRTNQSTTLNHQALVGCHNAPENGKIISISKTEMRLEAENGKIFSFPMVTFQGSMKPFVQEGAFVYRGDLLAGEIIKGRLDQPNRNNARKATILADGLATKMGRLALGKNITVAFMPWDGYNFEDAIILSEKLVKNDTFTSIHIEEFEIQARETKLGREIITRDIPNISERAFRDLDDEGIIRVGAEVRAGDILVGMVTPKGETDLTPEYRLLHSIFGEKAKEVRDSSLRVPNGHAGIVVDIVRFKRDEGDELPAGIVEAVKVYVAQKRKISVGDKMAGRHGNKGVISTILNEADMPMLPDGTPIDIVLNPLGVPSRMNLGQIFETQLAYIGKTLGIHFETPVFDGAKWEDVQDYAQKAKLASHSKIPLRDGRTGDYFLQPAFVGTIYMLKLHHMVEDKMHARSTGPYSLVTQQPLGGKAQFGGQRLGEMEVWALEAYGAAHTLQELLTVKSDDMQGRARVYESIVKGIHAIKPGVPESFNVLIREIRSLALDITILDSEGRPIEISDMDDEFSRIRRRIKVDSVENT encoded by the coding sequence ATGTCAGATTCTAATGTCGTCCGAGTAGGCGAGGATACCTCGTCGTTCAAGATTGTCAATTTTGGGAGCATCAGCAAATCGCTGGATATCCCGCCTCTTATCGAGGTGCAGACTGCTTCGTATAACGAATTTCTGCAGGTAGACACGTCGGCGGCCAAGCGCAAGCGCATCGGTCTGCAGTCAGTCTTTGAAGATAGTTTCCCGATCGAAAGCTCAAACGGCGACGTTGTGCTTGAATTTGTCGAGTATACTCTCGGCGAACCAAAACGCGACATCTGGGATTGCAAAGTAAACGGATTAACTTACGCTGCGCCGCTGAAGGCGACAATTCGCCTCATCGCGATTGAAACCGGCGAAGTGCGCGAACAAGAAGTCTACATGGGTGATCTGCCGATGATGTCGCCAACCGGCACATTCATCATCAATGGAGCTGAACGCGTTATTGTTAACCAGCTTCACCGTTCTCCAGGTATCTTTATTTTCTTTGATGACGCGAAGAATATTTTCTCATCGCGCATTATACCTGACCATAAAGGTTCATGGCTCGAATTCGAAATGGACGCCAAAGGCCTCTTGATTGCGCGCATCGATCGCCGCAAGAAGTTCCCTTTCACGCTGCTGTTGAAAGCGCTCGGTTACGGAACCAACGAGCAGATTCTGCGCCTCTTCTACGAGTCAGAATCAGTGACGATCAAAGGCGTACAGTCAAAAGCGTTGCAGAAATTTATCGGGCGCCGCATTCTCACAGACGTCGCCAACCCTGAAACGGGTGAAATACTCATAGAAGCAGGTCAGGCGCTCAACGAAGATAACCTTGACATACTCAAAGACGCCAAAATTGACAAAATCGAAGTAATTGTGAACAAGGGTGCGGTAGACCACCGCGTTGTGTTTCAGTCGCTCGACAAAGACGGCGTCAATTCAACCGAAGAAGCGCTGATGGAGTTCATCAAGCACCAGAAGCCACTCGACTACAGTCCCGACCACGGTGACGCTGAAAAGCGTGTGAAGAACATCGAACGGGCGAGTGCAGAGCTGCACCGCCTGTTCTTCGACCCAAAAACCTACAACATGGGCAGCGTCGGTCGTTACAAGATTAATGCACGCTTCAAGCACCTGAACAGCAAAGAGTTCGGCGAAAATGCGGACACGCAAACCCTGCGCCCCATCGATATCGTCGAAACCTGCAAGTACATGGTGAATCTGATTCATGAAGTTCCTGGTTACCAATACGACGATATCGACCACTTGGGTAACCGCCGCGTGCGCACGGTGGGCGAACTTCTGACCACGCAGATGAAGGCCGGCTTCACGCGCATGGAGCGTGTGGTGAAAGAGCGTATGAGCATGAATGACGTCGATATCATGACGCCGCAGCTGCTCATCTCGATTAAGCCAATTACAGCGGTCATCAACGAATTTTTTGGTGCGAGCCAATTGTCTCAGTTCATGGACCAGACGAACCCCCTGTCTGAAATTACGCATAAACGCCGCCTCAACGCTCTCGGGCCAGGTGGCCTCACGCGCGAACGCGCCGGTTTCGAAGTGCGCGACGTGCACTACACGCATTATGGCCGCCTCTGCCCGATTGAAACCCCAGAAGGCCCAAACATCGGCCTCATCACTTCAATGGCGACGTACTCGCGCCTTAACCCCTACGGTTTCGTCGAAACACCCTACCGTGTTGTAGAGAAGGGTAAAGATACCGGCAAGACGATGTTCTTGTCTGCCAACGAAGAAGACCATTACGTCGTCGCTCAGGCAAACGCAAAGTTGGGCGAAGACGGTGCATTTCTCGACAAACTTGTCAGCTGCCGCTATCGCGGTGACTTTCCGCTGAAGTCGCCTGAAGAAATTCAGCTGATGGATGTAGCCCCGACACAGGTTATTTCGCTCTCCACGAGCCTTATTCCGTTTCTCGAACACGACGACGCCAACCGTGCGCTCATGGGTTCGAACATGCAACGCCAGGCAGTGCCTCTTCTGACCCCCGATATGCCGTTTGTCGGCACGGGTATGGAACTGCCCATTGCCTATGATTCGGGCGTGTGTGTGATTGCAGACCGCGACGGTGTGGTGACGAAAGTCGACGCTGACGCGATCGAAGTCGAACGCGAAGATGGTACCAAAGATAAATACCGTCTCGTGAAGTTCAAGCGCACGAACCAGAGCACAACGCTCAACCACCAGGCGCTCGTCGGGTGCCACAATGCGCCCGAAAACGGCAAAATCATTTCGATCTCCAAAACGGAAATGCGCCTCGAAGCTGAGAACGGCAAAATCTTCAGCTTTCCGATGGTGACATTTCAGGGCAGCATGAAGCCGTTCGTACAAGAGGGCGCTTTTGTATACCGCGGTGACCTGCTCGCAGGTGAAATCATCAAAGGCCGTCTCGACCAGCCCAACCGCAACAATGCGCGCAAAGCGACAATTCTCGCTGACGGTCTCGCGACGAAGATGGGCAGGCTCGCGCTCGGCAAGAACATCACCGTGGCCTTCATGCCATGGGACGGTTATAACTTCGAAGATGCGATCATTCTTTCAGAGAAGCTCGTGAAGAATGACACATTTACGAGTATTCACATTGAAGAATTTGAGATTCAGGCCCGTGAAACCAAACTCGGCCGGGAAATCATCACCCGTGATATTCCGAATATCAGCGAGCGTGCATTTCGCGATCTCGACGATGAAGGCATCATTCGGGTGGGCGCAGAAGTGCGTGCCGGTGATATTCTCGTGGGCATGGTAACTCCTAAAGGAGAAACCGATCTGACCCCTGAATACCGACTGCTGCACTCGATCTTCGGCGAAAAAGCGAAAGAAGTGCGCGACTCATCGCTGCGTGTGCCCAACGGCCATGCAGGTATCGTGGTCGATATCGTACGCTTCAAGCGCGACGAGGGCGACGAACTGCCAGCAGGCATTGTCGAAGCAGTCAAGGTTTATGTAGCGCAGAAGCGTAAAATTTCTGTCGGCGACAAGATGGCGGGCCGTCACGGTAACAAAGGCGTTATCTCGACCATTCTGAACGAGGCCGATATGCCGATGCTGCCCGATGGCACGCCCATTGATATCGTTCTGAATCCCCTCGGTGTACCTTCACGTATGAACCTCGGTCAGATTTTTGAAACGCAGCTCGCGTACATCGGCAAGACGCTCGGTATCCATTTTGAAACCCCGGTCTTTGACGGTGCAAAATGGGAAGACGTGCAAGACTATGCGCAGAAGGCAAAGCTTGCTTCGCATTCAAAGATTCCGCTTCGCGATGGTCGTACGGGCGACTATTTCTTGCAGCCGGCTTTTGTGGGCACGATCTATATGCTGAAGCTTCACCACATGGTTGAAGACAAAATGCATGCAAGGTCAACTGGCCCTTATTCACTCGTCACGCAACAACCTCTGGGCGGCAAAGCGCAGTTTGGTGGCCAGCGTCTCGGTGAAATGGAAGTCTGGGCGCTTGAAGCGTACGGCGCGGCACACACGCTGCAAGAGCTTCTGACTGTGAAGTCAGACGACATGCAGGGCCGCGCGCGCGTCTATGAATCGATTGTGAAAGGTATTCACGCGATTAAGCCAGGCGTACCCGAAAGCTTTAACGTTCTCATTCGTGAGATACGTTCACTCGCGCTCGATATTACGATTCTCGACTCTGAAGGGAGACCGATCGAGATTTCAGATATGGATGACGAGTTTTCACGGATCAGACGTCGCATTAAAGTCGATTCGGTAGAGAATACTTGA